The following coding sequences lie in one Myxococcus xanthus genomic window:
- a CDS encoding DUF1552 domain-containing protein, with the protein MARAQASGAKPPLRFVGMFHSAGVVPDQWFPTTEGANYALTPTLSPLAPVKDDVLVLSGMRLGAWDYYERTHEGGFWMMLTASERIVAGNTDSIDQVIARATSAQVRVPALTLSVENNGYYNPGYRDANGDGFIDPKTSSYDDTQDHCSGEDHCMATFSRGQRLPNVYNPRVIFDRLFGSLQAEGPTEAERRLWMYRRSVLDRMTGQAKALQTKLGQADKLRLDEYLTGIREIEVAIQKAEQGAPAAACTTGARPVGIPMDGTAYANLMCDLIVKSFECDATRVATLMLGMCVSPMMFTVNGRAFSHHGDASHHGNDPVKLAAKVEIDRWQVARFAHLVQRLKAVPEGEGTLLDNVAVFYSSDISHSDWHNHYDMPVLLAGRAGGAIRPGRHMRAQGKRCGDVLLSILQAFEIPRGTFGPLAQGPLAGLA; encoded by the coding sequence ATGGCACGCGCGCAAGCGTCCGGTGCGAAGCCGCCGCTGCGCTTCGTGGGCATGTTCCACTCCGCGGGCGTCGTCCCGGACCAATGGTTCCCGACGACCGAAGGCGCGAACTACGCGCTGACGCCCACGCTGTCCCCGCTGGCCCCGGTGAAGGATGACGTCCTGGTGCTGAGCGGCATGCGGCTGGGCGCGTGGGACTACTACGAGCGCACGCACGAAGGCGGCTTCTGGATGATGCTCACCGCGTCCGAGCGCATCGTCGCGGGCAACACGGACTCCATCGATCAGGTGATTGCGCGCGCCACGTCGGCCCAGGTGCGCGTGCCGGCGCTCACGCTGAGCGTGGAGAACAACGGCTACTACAACCCGGGTTACCGCGACGCGAACGGGGACGGCTTCATCGACCCGAAGACGTCGTCCTATGACGACACGCAGGACCATTGCAGCGGTGAGGACCACTGCATGGCGACGTTCTCCCGCGGCCAGCGGCTGCCCAACGTCTACAACCCACGCGTCATCTTCGACCGCCTCTTCGGTTCGCTTCAGGCCGAAGGCCCCACGGAGGCGGAGCGGCGCCTCTGGATGTACCGGCGCAGCGTGCTCGACCGGATGACGGGCCAGGCGAAAGCGCTTCAGACGAAGCTGGGCCAGGCGGACAAGCTCCGGCTGGACGAGTACCTCACGGGCATCCGCGAAATCGAAGTCGCCATCCAGAAGGCCGAGCAGGGTGCCCCGGCCGCCGCGTGCACCACGGGCGCGCGGCCCGTGGGCATCCCCATGGATGGCACGGCCTACGCCAACCTGATGTGCGACCTCATCGTGAAGTCCTTCGAGTGCGACGCCACCCGCGTCGCCACGTTGATGCTCGGCATGTGCGTCAGCCCGATGATGTTCACCGTCAACGGCCGGGCCTTCTCCCACCATGGCGATGCCTCTCACCACGGCAACGACCCGGTGAAGCTGGCGGCCAAGGTGGAGATCGACCGGTGGCAGGTGGCCCGCTTCGCGCACCTGGTGCAGCGGCTGAAGGCGGTGCCGGAGGGGGAGGGCACGCTGCTCGACAACGTGGCGGTGTTCTACTCGAGCGACATCTCGCACAGCGACTGGCACAACCACTACGACATGCCGGTCCTGCTCGCGGGGCGCGCGGGCGGTGCCATCCGGCCGGGCCGGCACATGCGGGCACAGGGCAAGCGGTGTGGAGATGTGCTGCTCTCCATCCTCCAGGCCTTCGAGATTCCACGAGGCACCTTCGGACCGCTGGCGCAGGGACCGCTGGCCGGACTGGCGTGA
- a CDS encoding GMC oxidoreductase — MAPTYDALVIGTGFGGAVAACRLAQAGLTVRVLERGLRYPKGSFPRDWSNPLNGWLWRYGQGLFDVKLLPGMSIVQAAGYGGGSLIYANVHLRPPAETFDTDWPEGYSRAALDPYYDLVAYMLDLQPITASARGLPTKAKRMRDVARKLGREQQFFYPDLAVRFAPAGEPMPNKFGVAQEGCNYCGECDIGCNVRAKNTLDLNYLAVAEQQGAEMTTQAEATRIEPLSPAGYRVTYTDHAAGGAERTVEARRVFLCAGTVNTTELLLRCRDQWGTLPRISDRLGCRYSANGDFLAFAFETREVWDPSEGPTITTSLVVDQGQGADKTWFLFQEGGHPGQAAGLLQVLDMGRDFRVPADLLQKQLVRALRRRSQPETVMGKERGRFQAVFLAMGRDRSNGRLALRPLTRDMEVRWDVPSNLPLYRTQEQICQDIARALGARAVFNPLWDRLHIPVSVHNLGGCTMAEEPAYGVLTPDGEVHGYPGLYVLDGAALPASTGVNPSSTIAAVAERNVEAAIRQVLGNPTWTAPERAGTASGRAAAEPFRASMRMSTSVAPTRVVPREDPMRSVVIPEGGTVLSPTPVVGLRFTERMRGFINHGHLPETDYAGAEEEGKSEARVAEFILTITLPNLDRFLAEKAHSGIAQGTVHVHGLTPPGGAKVDHGVFNLFVDTDSYYERRMLYLLPFTGMDGQQYLLDGYKHVRDDDGFDMWSDTSTLYTVIRRGSDRHAPAVASGIIRLGMPDFLQQLTTFAVLGTTSPLAKAQALKRFGSMFMGNLWDVFARTKLE; from the coding sequence ATGGCGCCGACGTACGACGCGCTGGTCATTGGCACCGGCTTTGGGGGAGCGGTGGCGGCTTGCCGGCTGGCACAGGCGGGCCTGACCGTGCGCGTCCTGGAGCGGGGCCTGCGCTACCCGAAGGGGAGCTTTCCCCGCGACTGGAGCAACCCGCTCAACGGCTGGCTGTGGCGGTACGGCCAGGGCCTCTTCGACGTGAAGCTGCTGCCGGGGATGAGCATTGTCCAGGCCGCGGGCTACGGCGGCGGCTCGCTCATCTACGCCAACGTCCACCTGCGCCCTCCCGCGGAGACCTTCGACACCGACTGGCCGGAGGGCTACAGCCGCGCCGCGTTGGATCCGTACTACGACCTGGTCGCGTACATGCTGGACCTCCAGCCCATCACCGCGTCCGCGCGTGGCCTGCCCACCAAGGCGAAGCGGATGCGGGACGTCGCGCGCAAGCTGGGCCGCGAGCAGCAGTTCTTCTACCCAGACCTCGCCGTGCGCTTCGCCCCCGCCGGCGAGCCGATGCCCAACAAGTTCGGCGTCGCTCAGGAGGGCTGCAACTACTGCGGCGAATGCGACATCGGATGCAACGTCCGCGCGAAGAACACGCTGGACCTGAACTACCTGGCGGTCGCTGAACAGCAGGGCGCGGAGATGACCACCCAGGCGGAGGCCACGCGAATCGAGCCGCTGTCTCCCGCGGGCTATCGCGTCACCTATACCGACCATGCCGCGGGCGGCGCCGAGCGCACCGTGGAGGCCCGCCGCGTGTTCCTGTGCGCCGGCACGGTGAACACCACGGAGCTGCTGCTGCGCTGCCGCGATCAGTGGGGAACGCTCCCGCGCATCAGCGACCGGCTGGGGTGCCGCTATTCGGCCAACGGCGACTTCCTGGCCTTCGCCTTCGAGACGCGCGAGGTGTGGGACCCGTCCGAGGGCCCCACCATCACCACCAGCCTGGTGGTGGACCAGGGGCAGGGCGCGGACAAGACGTGGTTCCTCTTCCAGGAGGGCGGGCACCCCGGGCAGGCGGCGGGGCTGCTTCAGGTGCTGGACATGGGCCGGGACTTCCGTGTCCCAGCGGACCTGCTCCAGAAGCAGTTGGTCCGCGCCCTGCGCCGGCGCTCCCAGCCTGAAACCGTCATGGGCAAGGAGCGCGGGCGCTTCCAGGCCGTGTTCCTGGCCATGGGAAGGGACCGTTCCAACGGGCGACTCGCGCTGCGGCCTTTGACTCGGGACATGGAGGTGCGCTGGGACGTGCCTTCCAACCTGCCGCTGTACCGGACGCAGGAGCAGATCTGCCAGGACATCGCACGGGCGCTCGGGGCGCGCGCCGTCTTCAACCCCCTGTGGGATCGGCTTCACATCCCCGTGTCCGTCCACAACCTGGGCGGCTGCACCATGGCGGAGGAGCCCGCATACGGTGTGCTGACCCCGGACGGTGAGGTGCACGGCTACCCTGGGCTGTACGTGCTGGATGGCGCCGCGCTGCCCGCGAGCACCGGGGTGAACCCGTCATCCACCATCGCCGCGGTGGCGGAGCGCAACGTCGAGGCCGCCATCCGGCAAGTGCTGGGGAACCCCACCTGGACCGCCCCTGAGCGGGCCGGAACGGCTTCGGGCCGGGCGGCGGCGGAACCGTTCCGCGCGTCGATGCGGATGAGCACGAGTGTGGCACCCACGCGGGTGGTGCCAAGAGAGGACCCGATGCGGAGCGTGGTGATTCCAGAGGGAGGCACCGTGTTGTCGCCAACGCCCGTGGTGGGGCTGCGCTTCACCGAGCGGATGCGCGGCTTCATCAACCACGGCCACCTGCCGGAAACGGATTACGCGGGCGCCGAGGAGGAGGGCAAGTCAGAGGCCAGGGTGGCCGAGTTCATCCTCACCATCACCTTGCCCAACCTGGACCGCTTCCTCGCGGAGAAGGCCCATTCAGGCATCGCGCAAGGCACCGTCCACGTCCACGGCCTCACGCCTCCTGGCGGAGCGAAGGTGGACCACGGCGTCTTCAATCTCTTCGTGGACACGGACAGCTACTACGAGCGGCGGATGCTCTACCTGCTGCCCTTCACCGGAATGGACGGCCAGCAGTACCTGCTGGATGGCTACAAGCATGTCCGGGACGACGACGGCTTCGACATGTGGTCGGACACGTCCACGCTCTACACCGTCATCCGCCGGGGTAGCGACCGGCATGCGCCCGCGGTGGCCAGCGGCATCATCCGTCTGGGCATGCCGGACTTCCTGCAGCAGCTCACGACCTTCGCCGTGCTGGGAACGACGTCACCGCTGGCGAAGGCCCAGGCCCTGAAGCGTTTTGGGAGCATGTTCATGGGCAACCTCTGGGACGTCTTCGCGCGAACCAAGCTGGAGTAA
- a CDS encoding ELWxxDGT repeat protein: MKPHLPLLILLGAAGCGTEVDDVDFTSQESSLSQKWELCGKEAVRLADIHPGPVGSNPADLIHGDRVLFFTADDGVHGRELWRSSGTEGSGTSLVKDVYPGLAGAEISNLTRVGNRVFFAADDGVHGYELWVTDGTSAGTYLVKDIYPGPEDGILRPDPFHWINDPMLVEFGGVLYFGANDGVHGYELWRSDGTDAGTYLVEDIEPGPASSFPRRIVRVGNEAFYFVASKRSPWSDETHLWRSTGAPGAIPVLSLVGDNVIFDLLAVKSRLYFLVDNDEGEASLWKTDGAASNTQELRYFYGEYPHNLVALGSRVVFSAGAGEPEGEELWSSNGSTSSTKLVKDIWPGPMSSSPSSLAVLKSRVFFAANDGSGEGRELWVSNGTGSGTRLFKDLAPGGGSSDPEALASIEGTLFFSASDGVHGHEPWVSDGTRSGTKALRGLAHGSASSSPRDFVRSGWDVFFSADDGKTGRELWALPFRPKGECKQHHAY, encoded by the coding sequence ATGAAGCCCCATCTTCCACTTCTCATTCTCCTGGGAGCCGCGGGTTGTGGCACCGAAGTCGATGATGTCGACTTCACGAGCCAGGAGTCCTCCTTGAGTCAGAAGTGGGAGTTGTGCGGGAAGGAGGCCGTTCGATTGGCGGACATCCACCCTGGCCCCGTGGGGTCCAATCCGGCCGATCTGATCCACGGCGACCGAGTCCTCTTCTTCACGGCGGACGACGGGGTGCATGGACGTGAGTTGTGGCGAAGCAGCGGAACGGAAGGAAGCGGCACGTCGCTGGTGAAGGACGTCTACCCAGGGCTGGCAGGGGCGGAGATTTCGAATCTCACCCGGGTGGGGAACCGGGTGTTCTTCGCCGCGGATGACGGCGTCCACGGCTACGAGTTGTGGGTGACCGACGGGACGTCGGCCGGCACGTACCTGGTGAAGGACATCTACCCGGGGCCGGAGGATGGGATTCTCCGGCCGGACCCCTTCCACTGGATAAACGATCCCATGCTGGTTGAGTTCGGTGGCGTCCTGTACTTCGGCGCGAACGACGGCGTGCACGGATACGAGCTGTGGCGCAGTGATGGAACAGACGCGGGGACGTACCTCGTCGAGGACATCGAGCCCGGACCCGCTAGCTCCTTCCCGCGAAGGATCGTTCGCGTGGGTAACGAGGCCTTCTATTTCGTCGCGTCCAAGCGGAGCCCCTGGAGCGATGAGACTCATCTCTGGCGTAGCACCGGAGCGCCAGGTGCCATTCCCGTCCTCAGTCTGGTAGGAGATAACGTCATCTTCGACTTGCTGGCTGTGAAGTCGCGCCTCTATTTCCTCGTGGATAACGACGAGGGCGAAGCCAGCTTGTGGAAGACGGATGGGGCCGCCTCGAACACGCAAGAGCTGCGGTACTTCTACGGAGAGTATCCGCACAACCTGGTCGCACTGGGCTCGCGTGTCGTCTTCAGCGCCGGGGCAGGTGAGCCAGAGGGTGAGGAGCTCTGGAGCAGCAACGGCTCGACCTCAAGCACGAAGCTGGTGAAGGACATCTGGCCAGGGCCCATGAGCTCCTCACCGAGCTCTCTGGCGGTTCTGAAGTCGCGAGTCTTCTTCGCCGCGAATGATGGCTCCGGAGAGGGACGTGAACTCTGGGTGAGCAACGGCACCGGTTCGGGGACCAGGCTCTTCAAGGATCTGGCGCCCGGTGGTGGCTCATCGGATCCCGAAGCGCTGGCCTCCATTGAAGGCACGCTGTTCTTCTCCGCGAGCGATGGGGTGCATGGGCACGAGCCCTGGGTGAGCGATGGCACCCGTTCGGGCACGAAGGCGCTGCGCGGTCTGGCGCACGGGAGCGCTTCATCGTCGCCGCGCGACTTCGTGCGCTCAGGCTGGGACGTGTTCTTCTCGGCGGATGACGGGAAGACTGGACGCGAGCTGTGGGCCTTGCCGTTCCGTCCGAAGGGGGAGTGCAAGCAGCACCACGCCTACTGA
- a CDS encoding glutamine amidotransferase-related protein — MRAVVFQHEEHEGPGLLGPVLQEAGFTLVNRFRAVRREDVDAELLVVMGGRMAVYESEQHPFLRQELGILMERLAYERPCLGFCLGAQMLAAAAGADVFPGKNGFEVGVGPVRWTPEAQKDPVLSGARPRTVVAHWHGDTYAPVPDATLLASTDRYTQQAFRLGASYGFQFHLELTASELGRWIDIEADSLQQRGKNPQELKAQLPKLKAAEADNTEVLHRLAHHFARVAAGR, encoded by the coding sequence ATGCGCGCGGTGGTGTTCCAGCACGAGGAGCACGAAGGGCCCGGCCTGCTGGGGCCGGTGTTGCAGGAGGCGGGCTTCACGCTGGTGAACCGCTTCCGCGCCGTGCGCCGGGAGGACGTGGACGCGGAGCTGTTGGTCGTCATGGGCGGCCGCATGGCCGTCTACGAATCCGAGCAGCATCCCTTCCTGCGGCAAGAGCTGGGCATCCTCATGGAGCGGCTCGCCTACGAGCGCCCGTGCCTGGGCTTCTGCCTGGGCGCCCAGATGCTCGCGGCGGCGGCGGGCGCGGACGTGTTCCCCGGGAAGAATGGCTTCGAGGTGGGCGTGGGTCCGGTGCGATGGACGCCGGAGGCGCAGAAGGACCCCGTGCTGTCCGGGGCCCGTCCGCGCACGGTGGTGGCGCACTGGCACGGTGACACATATGCGCCCGTCCCGGACGCCACGTTGCTGGCGTCCACGGACCGGTACACCCAGCAGGCCTTCCGGCTGGGTGCGTCCTACGGCTTCCAGTTCCACCTGGAGCTGACCGCCAGCGAGCTGGGGCGATGGATTGACATCGAGGCGGACAGCCTCCAGCAACGCGGAAAGAACCCCCAAGAGCTGAAGGCGCAGCTGCCCAAGCTCAAGGCGGCTGAGGCCGACAACACGGAGGTGCTGCACCGCCTCGCGCACCACTTCGCGCGCGTGGCGGCGGGCCGCTGA
- the gspG gene encoding type II secretion system major pseudopilin GspG, with product MNPTQQKLNARRRHARGFTLIEIMVVITILGLIAAAVGVSVMSNLEEAKQKTAALDIKTLETGLKLHYMKTGSLPETQTGLEELLQARSLERLPKDPWNRDYVYMNEGGSPVILSYGADGVPGGDGSDADISSQVASPSASAARRPKGLR from the coding sequence ATGAATCCAACCCAGCAGAAGCTGAACGCTCGGCGTCGTCACGCTCGCGGATTTACGCTGATTGAAATCATGGTCGTCATCACCATCCTCGGACTCATCGCCGCGGCGGTGGGCGTCTCCGTGATGTCGAACCTGGAGGAGGCCAAGCAGAAGACCGCCGCCCTGGACATCAAGACATTGGAGACGGGGCTCAAGCTCCACTACATGAAGACCGGCAGCCTCCCTGAGACCCAGACCGGCCTGGAAGAACTCCTCCAGGCGCGCTCGCTGGAGCGACTGCCCAAGGACCCGTGGAACCGCGACTACGTGTACATGAATGAGGGCGGCAGCCCTGTCATCCTGTCGTACGGCGCGGACGGTGTCCCAGGGGGCGACGGCAGCGACGCGGACATCTCCTCCCAGGTGGCGTCACCGTCCGCGAGCGCGGCCCGCCGCCCCAAGGGGCTCCGTTAG
- a CDS encoding DUF1592 domain-containing protein, with product MKTRSLLFGIPLLLTACSDELPVARTQDPKPVVAAQNCSDGAHSLRRLNRAEYDNTVRDLLGETGRPATTFPADPTGHGFDNEASLLGVSPALVEAYEATAGRLIDQAWARDGAASAGGGTVRIEAESASATTGASEQNGTVWNLWSNGDLSATFTFAQAGEYQLSVRAWGTQAPPDPVRMQWLLDGVVVASLDVPATTPTVYTKPVRVDSPGQKRFTVRFTNDIYDPDTSTDRNLLLDWMEVRSPAPTSAATQRHLRVCEPAATGEEACARQMVESLANRAWRRPAKPDEVAELMSVYTLVRESGDGFELAAKFAFRSVLLSPHFLFQVVETQAPGTGKSELSARELASRLSYFLWSSQPDAELTSLADAGRLSDPEVLEAQVRRMLKDPRSEALVQNFAGQWLGLRKVDGITADPTLFPGMDSELKRAMREEGESFFRAFLNEDRSALELLDAEFTYVNDRLADYYGLPRPGSASVTRVSTGDGRRGGVLGQAGVLAQASLATRTSPVLRGKWVLGKLLCQEPPPPPPGVEALPTQVPPGSTLRQITELHRANPACAGCHDTLDPIGFGLENYDAAGAWRETDNGSPVDATGNFKGVSFQGPRELATILKGDPAFATCMTRQALAYGLGRALTDEDEATVRYVDTRFSAGGHRLPELLVAVALSDSFRNRCPVPAAK from the coding sequence ATGAAGACCCGTTCACTGCTCTTCGGCATCCCGCTGCTGCTCACCGCGTGCTCGGACGAACTCCCCGTCGCGCGCACCCAGGACCCCAAGCCCGTCGTCGCCGCGCAGAACTGCTCGGATGGCGCGCATTCGCTGCGCCGGCTGAACCGCGCGGAGTACGACAACACCGTGAGGGACTTGCTCGGCGAGACGGGCCGGCCCGCGACGACCTTCCCGGCGGACCCCACGGGCCACGGCTTCGACAACGAGGCCAGCCTGCTGGGCGTGTCCCCCGCGCTGGTGGAGGCCTATGAGGCCACCGCGGGCCGCCTCATCGACCAGGCCTGGGCCCGGGACGGCGCCGCCAGCGCCGGTGGTGGCACCGTTCGCATCGAGGCCGAGTCCGCCAGCGCCACCACGGGTGCCAGTGAGCAGAACGGCACCGTGTGGAATCTGTGGTCCAACGGCGACCTCTCCGCCACCTTCACCTTCGCGCAAGCCGGCGAGTACCAGCTCTCCGTGCGCGCGTGGGGCACGCAGGCGCCGCCGGACCCGGTGCGGATGCAGTGGTTGCTGGATGGCGTCGTGGTGGCGTCGCTCGACGTGCCGGCCACCACGCCCACGGTGTACACGAAGCCGGTGCGGGTGGACTCGCCGGGACAGAAGCGCTTCACCGTGCGCTTCACCAACGACATCTACGACCCGGACACGTCCACGGACCGCAACCTCCTGCTGGATTGGATGGAGGTCCGCTCGCCCGCGCCCACGTCGGCAGCCACCCAGCGCCACCTGCGCGTGTGCGAACCGGCCGCCACCGGGGAAGAAGCATGTGCCCGGCAGATGGTGGAGTCGCTGGCGAACCGCGCCTGGCGGCGTCCCGCGAAGCCGGACGAGGTCGCGGAGTTGATGAGCGTCTACACGCTCGTGCGGGAGTCGGGGGACGGCTTCGAACTGGCGGCGAAGTTCGCGTTCCGTTCGGTGCTGCTGTCGCCGCACTTCCTCTTTCAGGTAGTGGAGACGCAGGCGCCTGGGACGGGCAAGAGTGAGCTGTCCGCGCGCGAGCTGGCATCGCGCCTGTCGTACTTCCTCTGGAGCAGCCAGCCTGACGCGGAGCTGACGTCACTGGCGGACGCGGGCCGGCTGTCCGACCCGGAGGTGCTGGAAGCGCAGGTACGCCGGATGCTGAAGGACCCTCGGTCCGAGGCGCTGGTGCAGAACTTCGCCGGCCAGTGGCTGGGCCTGCGGAAGGTGGACGGCATCACCGCGGACCCGACGCTGTTCCCCGGCATGGACTCCGAGCTCAAGCGCGCCATGCGAGAGGAAGGGGAGAGCTTCTTCCGCGCCTTCCTCAACGAGGACCGCAGCGCGCTGGAACTGCTGGACGCGGAGTTCACCTACGTCAACGACCGGCTCGCGGATTACTACGGCCTGCCTCGGCCGGGCTCCGCCTCCGTCACGCGCGTGAGCACGGGCGACGGACGGCGAGGCGGTGTGCTGGGCCAGGCGGGTGTGCTGGCGCAGGCGTCGCTGGCCACGCGCACGTCGCCGGTGCTTCGCGGCAAGTGGGTGCTGGGCAAGCTGCTGTGCCAGGAGCCTCCTCCGCCGCCTCCGGGCGTGGAGGCGCTGCCCACGCAGGTTCCGCCGGGCTCCACGCTGCGGCAGATCACCGAGCTGCATCGCGCCAACCCCGCCTGCGCGGGCTGCCACGACACGCTGGACCCCATCGGTTTCGGCCTGGAGAACTACGACGCGGCCGGGGCCTGGCGGGAGACGGACAACGGCTCACCGGTGGACGCCACGGGCAACTTCAAGGGCGTGTCATTCCAGGGACCGCGTGAGCTGGCGACCATCCTCAAGGGCGACCCCGCCTTCGCGACGTGCATGACGCGGCAGGCGCTGGCCTATGGCTTGGGCCGCGCGCTGACGGACGAGGACGAGGCCACCGTGCGCTACGTGGACACGCGCTTCTCGGCGGGTGGACACCGGCTCCCCGAGCTGCTGGTGGCCGTGGCCCTCAGCGACAGCTTCCGCAACCGCTGCCCGGTGCCGGCCGCGAAGTAG